A DNA window from Setaria viridis chromosome 2, Setaria_viridis_v4.0, whole genome shotgun sequence contains the following coding sequences:
- the LOC117843419 gene encoding probable inactive leucine-rich repeat receptor-like protein kinase At3g03770 codes for MARGSCRHPLLILLPLLLAMVPESTQLQSSQTWSLLKIQQLLNYPAVLSTWGNQTDFCYGGDYKTASAFVECYGDSVTQLHIIGPGGAPPLPKTFSIDAFFTTLTRLPDLRVLTLTGLGLWGPLPGKVSRLASLEIVNVSGNYLYGALPEGLSRLDNLQTFIADDNMLSGELPGWLGRLPSLAVLSLRNNSLQGPLPESVRDMGSLRSLVLASNNLTGGVPDLSALKNLQVVDLANNSLGPAFPRLGRKVASVVLSGNRFGDGLPGELASFYLLEHLDVSRNRFVGPFPPALLALPSIEYLSIAGNRFTGLLAANMSCGENLRFVDVSSNLLTGSLPSCLTGAAGPRKPAVAAASNCLSAAAAAGWQHPSLFCQNQALAVGIVPDQAHSKKSGAKAGLVAGIVAAALAGAVLVGVAVFLAVRKVAMRRAKARPPRRLVEHASSAYPSQFFADARYISQTVKLGALGIPAYRSFSLVELEAATNNFEVSCLLGQDAHGQMYRGTLSNGTAVTIRSLRVKRSQTSQSLNRHIEMISKLRHRHLVSALGHCFEYNLDDATVTQLYLVFEYVHNGNLRSRISQGTEGRKLPWAQRISTAIGVAKGIQFLHGGIMPGLFANNLKITNILLDQNLVAKIGSYNIPILAETAKSEGGGGGKYPSDRVPNGDKMDIYDFGVILLEVVSGRPITSIHEVEIMREQLQSALTSESPARRRVLVDPSVGRACSDESARTVMEICLRCLAKEAVQRPSVEDVLWNLQFAAQVQDDWRGGGDSRSQSSEESPLSPAQIPRESHTTPADAA; via the exons ATGGCTAGAGGAAGTTGCAGGCATCCTCTGCTCATCTTGCTGCCATTGCTGCTCGCAATGGTGCCTGAGTCCACGCAGCTGCAGTCGTCGCAGACATGGTCGCTGCTCAAGATCCAGCAGCTGCTCAACTACCCGGCCGTGCTCAGCACATGGGGCAACCAGACCGACTTCTGCTACGGCGGCGACTACAAGACGGCCTCCGCCTTCGTCGAGTGCTACGGTGACAGCGTCACGCAGCTCCACATCAtcggccccggcggcgcgccgccgctgcccaagaCCTTCAGCATCGACGCCTTCTTCACGACGCTGACGAGGCTACCCGACCTCCGGGTGCTCACGCTCACCGGCCTCGGCCTGTGGGGCCCGCTGCCGGGGAAGGTGTCGCGGCTGGCGTCGCTGGAGATCGTCAACGTCAGCGGCAACTACCTCTACGGCGCGCTCCCGGAGGGCCTGTCCCGGCTCGACAACCTCCAGACCTTCATCGCCGACGACAACATGCTCTCCGGCGAGCTCCCCGGCTGGCTCGGCAGGCTGCCGTCGCTGGCCGTGCTCAGCCTCCGCAACAACTCGCTGCAGGGGCCCCTGCCGGAGTCCGTCAGGGACATGGGCTCGCTGAGGTCGCTGGTGCTCGCGTccaacaacctcaccggcggcgTGCCGGACCTCAGCGCACTCAAGAACCTGCAGGTGGTCGACCTCGCCAACAACTCGCTCGGGCCGGCGTTCCCGCGGCTGGGGAGGAAGGTGGCCAGCGTCGTGCTCAGCGGCAACCGCTTCGGCGACGGGCTCCCCGGCGAGCTCGCCTCCTTCTACCTCCTCGAGCACCTCGACGTGTCGAGGAACCGGTTCGTTGGCCCGTTCCCGCCGGCGCTGCTCGCGCTGCCGTCCATCGAGTACCTCAGCATCGCCGGGAACCGCTTCACCGGCCTGCTCGCCGCCAACATGTCCTGCGGCGAGAACCTCCGGTTCGTCGACGTGTCGTCCAACCTCCTCACCGGCAGCCTCCCGTCCTGCTTGACCGGAGCCGCCGGCCCGCGCAAGCCCGCGGTCGCCGCGGCGTCCAACTgcctgtccgccgccgccgccgccggctggcaGCACCCGTCCCTGTTCTGCCAGAACCAGGCGCTGGCCGTGGGCATCGTGCCCGACCAGGCCCACAGCAAGAAGAGCGGCGCCAAGGCGGGGCTCGTGGCCggcatcgtcgccgccgcgctcgccggcgcggtgctcgtcggcgtcgccgtctTCCTCGCCGTGCGGAAGGTGGCCATGAGGCGCGCCAAGGCCAGGCCGCCCCGGCGGCTGGTGGAGCACGCCTCCAGCGCGTACCCTTCGCAGTTCTTCGCCGACGCGC GTTACATATCGCAGACGGTGAAGCTGGGAGCTCTGGGCATCCCGGCGTACAGATCGTTCTCCTTGGTGGAGCTCGAGGCGGCGACCAACAACTTCGAGGTGTCCTGCCTCCTAGGACAGGATGCTCACGGCCAG ATGTACCGGGGGACGCTGAGCAACGGGACGGCGGTGACGATCCGGTCGCTGCGGGTGAAGCGGAGCCAGACGTCGCAGAGCTTGAACCGGCACATCGAGATGATCTCCAAGCTGCGGCACCGGCACCTGGTCAGCGCGCTGGGCCACTGCTTCGAGTACAACCTCGACGACGCCACCGTCACGCAGCTCTACCTCGTCTTCGAGTACGTGCATAACGGAAACCTCAGGAGCAGGATCTCGC AAGGAACAGAAGGGAGGAAGCTCCCCTGGGCGCAGAGGATATCGACCGCCATTGGCGTGGCCAAGGGCATCCAGTTCCTGCACGGAGGGATCATGCCCGGCCTCTTCGCCAACAACCTCAAGATCACCAACATCCTCCTGGACCAGAACCTCGTCGCCAAGATCGGCAGCTACAACATCCCCATCCTCGCCGAAACCGCAAAATCAGAG ggaggaggaggaggcaagtATCCATCTGACAG GGTGCCCAACGGCGACAAGATGGACATCTACGACTTCGGCGTGATCCTGCTGGAGGTGGTGTCGGGGCGTCCGATCACGTCGATCCACGAGGTGGAGATCATGCGGGAGCAGCTGCAGTCGGCGCTGACGTCGGAGagcccggcgcggcggcgggtgctgGTGGACCCGTCGGTGGGGCGGGCGTGCTCCGACGAGTCGGCGCGGACGGTGATGGAGATCTGCCTGCGGTGCCTGGCCAAGGAGGCGGTGCAGCGGCCGTCCGTGGAGGACGTGCTCTGGAACCTCCAGTTCGCCGCGCAGGTGCAGGACgactggcgcggcggcggcgactcccgGTCACAGAGCAGCGAGGAGTCGCCGCTGTCGCCGGCGCAGATCCCCAGGGAATCCCACACCACGCCGGCCGATGCTGCCTAG
- the LOC117843420 gene encoding ubiquitin-conjugating enzyme E2 2 — protein MSTPARKRLMRDFKRLQQDPPAGISGAPHDNNIMLWNAVIFGPDDTPWDGGTFKLTLQFTEDYPNKPPTVRFVSRMFHPNIYADGSICLDILQNQWSPIYDVAAILTSIQSLLCDPNPNSPANSEAARLFSENKREYNRKVREIVEQSWTAD, from the exons ATGTCGACGCCGGCGAGGAAGCGGCTGATGCGGGACTTCAAGCGCCTGCAGCAGGACCCGCCCGCCGGGATCAGCGGCGCGCCGCACGACAACAACATCATGTTATGGAACGCCGTCATATTCGG GCCGGATGATACGCCGTGGGACGGAG GCACGTTCAAGCTTACTTTGCAGTTTACTGAAGATTATCCGAACAAGCCACCAACTGTTCGATTTGTCTCTAGGATGTTTCACCCAAATA TATATGCAGATGGAAGCATCTGCTTGGATATCCTACAGAACCAGTGGAGTCCTATATATGACGTTGCTGCCATATTGACTTCTATTCAG TCCCTGCTGTGCGATCCGAACCCAAACTCTCcagcaaactcagaagctgCCAGACTGTTCAGCGAGAACAAGCGGGAGTACAACCGCAAGGTCCGCGAGATTGTGGAGCAGAGCTGGACAGCCGACTAG
- the LOC117843421 gene encoding BTB/POZ and MATH domain-containing protein 5 — MDEDAGDASPPPAPPPPAHAHAHAHAHHPHAPAPAPQPPAPSQRDMSSSPTSSRSVTETVNGSHRFVIQGYSLAKGMGVGKHIASETFSVGGFQWAVYFYPDGKNPEDNSAYVSVFIALASEGTDVRALFELTLLDQSGKGKHKVHSHFDRSLESGPYTLKYRGSMWGYKRFFRRTALETSDFLKDDCLKINCTVGVVVSTIDYSRPHSIQVPDSDIGYHFGSLLDNQEGVDVILNVGGERFHAHKLVLAARSHVFRSQFFDDESDGEKSEVDESDELREFFIDDMEPKVFKAMLHFLYRDTLVDENELGASSSDGSVFDTLAAKLLAAADKYELGRLRLLCESYLCKGVTVASVSSTLELADRHRAMELKAVCLKFAAENLSAVMRSDGFNRLRENCLALQAELLKTVAGCEEPCSSGGKSQSVCAQLSDGGDTSGRRVRPRI; from the exons ATggacgaggacgccggcgacgcctcgccgccgccggcacccccTCCCCCGGCGCACGCTCACGCTCACGCGCACGCGCACCATCCTCAcgctcccgcccccgccccgcagCCCCCCGCCCCCTCGCAGCGGGACATGTCGTCGTCCCCCACCAGCTCGCGCTCCGTGACGGAGACGGTGAACGGCTCCCACCGGTTCGTGATCCAGGGCTACTCGCTCGCCAAGGGCATGGGCGTGGGCAAGCACATCGCCAGCGAGACCTTCTCCGTGGGCGGGTTCCAGTGGGCCGTCTACTTCTACCCCGACGGGAAGAACCCCGAGGACAACTCCGCCTACGTCTCCGTCTTCATCGCCCTCGCCTCTGAGGGCACCGACGTCCGCGCGCTCTTCGAGCTCACGCTCCTCGACCAGAGCGGCAAGGGCAAGCACAAGGTCCACTCCCACTTCGACCGCTCCCTCGAGTCCGGCCCGTACACCCTCAAGTACCGCGGATCCATGTG ggGTTACAAACGGTTCTTTCGGCGAACTGCCCTTGAGACATCAGACTTTCTTAAAGACGATTGCCTGAAGATAAATTGCACTGTGGGTGTTGTTGTTTCGACTATTGATTACTCCAGACCACACTCTATCCAGGTTCCAGACTCAGACATTGGTTATCATTTCGGTTCACTGTTGGACAATCAGGAGGGTGTTGATGTCATTCTTAATGTGGGAGGAGAGAGGTTTCATGCCCATAAGTTGGTGTTGGCTGCACGCTCTCATGTATTCAGATCTCAATTTTTTGATGATGAATCTGATGGAGAGAAGAGCGAGGTTGATGAGAGCGATGAACTGAGAGAGTTTTTTATTGATGATATGGAGCCAAAGGTTTTCAAG GCAATGCTTCATTTCCTCTATAGAGATACCCTTGTTGATGAGAACGAGTTGGGCGCATCAAGCTCTGACGGTTCTGTCTTTGATACTCTGGCAGCTaagttgttggctgcagcagaCAAGTATGAATTAGGAAGGCTAAGATTGCTATGTGAATCTTACCTGTGCAAGGGTGTAACGGTGGCTTCAGTTTCGAGTACGCTAGAATTGGCTGATCGTCACCGCGCTATGGAGCTTAAAGCTGTTTGCCTAAAATTTGCTGCAGAAAATCTTTCAG CTGTAATGCGGAGTGATGGATTCAATCGCCTCAGGGAGAACTGCCTTGCACTGCAGGCAGAGCTACTGAAAACCGTTGCAGGGTGTGAGGAGCCGTGCAGCAGTGGTGGAAAGAGCCAGAGCGTTTGCGCGCAGCTCTCGGACGGCGGTGACACCAGTGGCCGCAGGGTTAGGCCAAGAATCTGA